The Arcobacter roscoffensis genome segment TCTAAATCAAATAGTATTATAGTATCTTTATTCATTTATGTTTATTCCTTTATCCAATCTTTTTGATTGTGTGTTATTCCTGTAAAAGCAGGTTCTATATTTTTTATATCTTTATTTACAACTGTAATAGAGTTAGGAATATATAAAAATATATAAGGCAAATCACTAGCTATTATTTTAAATATTTTTCTATATATTTCACCTAACTCTTCTCTATCTACAGTTCTTGCACCTTTTTCAATCAAACTATCAACTTCTTTGTTTTTATATCCTACAAGATTAAACCTTCCAATCTTCGCAGAGTCACTATGCCATAAAGGATAAGCATCAGGCATTAAAGCTAAACTCCAACCTAAAAGAACTGCTTCATAGTTTCTTGGATGAACAACTGTATTTAAAAAAGCTTGCCATTCCATAACTCTAATTTTCATTTTAATACCTGCTTGTGCTAATTGATATTGAAGTATTTGCGCAGCGTTTATTCTTGTATCATTTCCTGTATTTGTAACTACTTCAAAAGTAAATGGATTATTTTCATCAAAGCCAAGTGATTTTAAAATCTTTTTAGATTTATTTATATCTTGCTTTATTGTTTTAACTTCATTATTATAAGCAAAACTTCCAGGTAAAAAAGGTCCATTACAAACTTGCCCGTGTCCAAAAAAGAGTATATCTACTAATTGTTCTTTATTTATTGCTAAAGATATAGCTTCTCTTATTTTTTTATTTTTGAATTTTTCATTATTTAGATTGAAGCCTAAATAAGAATAGGAAAAACTTTGACTCTCAACAATTTTATAGTTTTCTTTAAACTCATTATTGATTTGTCTATCAATTTGAATAGGAGTTAAACTTCCTATATCTAATCTTTTTTGTTTTAAAAATAAAAATGAAGTATTAGTATCAGGTAAAAACTTGAAATGAATTTCATCAATTTTTGCTCGTCCATCAAAATAGTCATCATTTGCATATATTCTAATATCAGCACCTGTTTCAAAACCATCTATTTTATATGGACCTGTACCTATTGGTTTTTTATTAAAACTACTTGTCATTAAGTCTTTTTCATCTTTTAGTAAATGATAAGGTAAAATTCCTACCATCCAAGTCTCTAAGGCTTTGAAATAAGGCTTTTTATACATTATCTCAATAGTATAATCATCTAAAGCTTTTACACTTTTTACTTGCTTGAAATTTGATTTAATGGATGTGAAAACTTTTGGTGAGATTATTTGCTCATAAGTAAAAATCACATCCTTTGAAGTAAATTTTGTTTTATCATGCCATAAAACATTTTTTCTTAATTTTATAAGTAAATGAGTAGGTGTCTTAAACTCATAAGACTTTGCTAAATCAACTATTGGTTTGCCATCCTTATCATATTTAAATAGGCCATTAAAAAGCCAACCTGATACTGTTGAACTAGCTGTATCATTTGAAAGAATGGGGTTAAGTCTACTTGGACTTGAACTAATTGACATATTTAATGTACTTGAATAAACACTTGTAACAAGCATAAAAAGTAAAGGTAATGTTTTAAATAGTAGTTTTAGATTTTTCATAAGGTATTGTAGTAAAATTGTGATAAAAAAAAAGGAAGCAATTTCTTGCTTCCTTTTGTGTTTTGTAAAAACAAAGTATAAAAAGATAAAATATTGACTATCTTTTTGAGAATTGACCGCTTTTTCTTGCTTTTCTTCTTCCGTATTTCTTTCTTTCTACTGCTCTTGCGTCTCTTGTTAATAATCCGTAAGGCTTTAAGATAGTTCTGAATTGCTCATCATAAGCAACTAGAGCTCTTGAAATTCCGTGTCTAATAGCATCAGCTTGTGCAGAGTAACCACCACCTAAAGATTTAACTACGATGTTTACAGAAGTTTCTTGTTTAGATACTTCTAATGGTTGCATAACTCTTTTTTTGATTGCTTCGTGTCCACCTAACCATGCGTCTAAAGACTGACCGTTGATTGTAAGTTGACCGTTACCATTTTCTAACCATACTTTAGCTACAGCTGTTTTTCTTCTTCCTGTTGCGTAAACTTTTGCCATTAGTCCTATCCTTTAATTTGCGCAGTGTGAGGGTGCTCTGAACCTGCGTATACTTTTAATTTTTTTAACATTGCTTTACCTAGAGTAGTTTTTGGTAGCATACCTCTAGTTGCAAGTTTATATAACTTCTCAGGGTTGTTATTTAACATATCAGACATTTTATGAGTCTTAGTTGAACCAAAGTATCCTGAGTGAGTGAAGTAATTTTTGTCTTCTAATTTAGCACCTGTAAATTTTGCTTTAGATGCGTTTATGATTACAACGTAATCTCCACAATCAACATGTGGTGTGAAGCAAGGTTTATTTTTACCTCTTAAGATAGTTGCAACTTCAGTAATGATTCTACCAAAAACCTTACCTTCTGCGTCTACTACTATCCAATCTCTTTCGATTTCGTTAGCTTTTGCCATTTGAGTAAATTTCATTTATTTTCTCCGCTTTTATTAATGAGGTGGAATAATAGTGTAGTGATACTTAAAAAATACTTAAATTAAGTAAAATTTAAAATTTTATTGAAAATTCTGAACCTTTATTATGAACAGAGTCTATTTCTAGCTCAAAAGAGTGCAGATTTAGGATAGATTGAACGATAAATAAACCTAAACCTAAAGAGTTATTCCAGCCATTTTTAGAAACTCTGTAAAATTTTTGTTTGATTCTTTCTAAATCGTTCTCTTCAATTCCTATACCTCTATCAATTATTCTAATGCAATCAGAAGTTATTTCTACACTTACTTTATCTTCTGAATATTTTAAAGCATTTTCTACAAGGTTTGAAATAGCCATACTAATTAAAGTCGAGTCTACTTTTAACTCAATATCTTCACCTATAAGTTCAATCTCTCTGTTTTTATAGTTATCATTTAAATCAGATATTATCTCTTCAATCAATTTTTTCATTGAAGTTGCTGTTAAAATGATTTCTTGTTTACCTTCT includes the following:
- a CDS encoding peptide-binding protein — translated: MKNLKLLFKTLPLLFMLVTSVYSSTLNMSISSSPSRLNPILSNDTASSTVSGWLFNGLFKYDKDGKPIVDLAKSYEFKTPTHLLIKLRKNVLWHDKTKFTSKDVIFTYEQIISPKVFTSIKSNFKQVKSVKALDDYTIEIMYKKPYFKALETWMVGILPYHLLKDEKDLMTSSFNKKPIGTGPYKIDGFETGADIRIYANDDYFDGRAKIDEIHFKFLPDTNTSFLFLKQKRLDIGSLTPIQIDRQINNEFKENYKIVESQSFSYSYLGFNLNNEKFKNKKIREAISLAINKEQLVDILFFGHGQVCNGPFLPGSFAYNNEVKTIKQDINKSKKILKSLGFDENNPFTFEVVTNTGNDTRINAAQILQYQLAQAGIKMKIRVMEWQAFLNTVVHPRNYEAVLLGWSLALMPDAYPLWHSDSAKIGRFNLVGYKNKEVDSLIEKGARTVDREELGEIYRKIFKIIASDLPYIFLYIPNSITVVNKDIKNIEPAFTGITHNQKDWIKE
- the rpsI gene encoding 30S ribosomal protein S9 → MAKVYATGRRKTAVAKVWLENGNGQLTINGQSLDAWLGGHEAIKKRVMQPLEVSKQETSVNIVVKSLGGGYSAQADAIRHGISRALVAYDEQFRTILKPYGLLTRDARAVERKKYGRRKARKSGQFSKR
- the rplM gene encoding 50S ribosomal protein L13 translates to MKFTQMAKANEIERDWIVVDAEGKVFGRIITEVATILRGKNKPCFTPHVDCGDYVVIINASKAKFTGAKLEDKNYFTHSGYFGSTKTHKMSDMLNNNPEKLYKLATRGMLPKTTLGKAMLKKLKVYAGSEHPHTAQIKG